In Periplaneta americana isolate PAMFEO1 chromosome 8, P.americana_PAMFEO1_priV1, whole genome shotgun sequence, the sequence GAGCCTGAAGTGTGCTCGTATAGCCATAGTGAAATTATTCGGAGAAACAGCACAATGTTCTGGCAATGACGAACAGCTCTCGTTTTTGAATGCATATTAACATCAGTAAGTTGTCTTAACTTAATCACTTTTCTTCACTTCCTTTCGGAGAGCAGAGATCTCATCCATAAGCATGTTGTAACGTTGATTGTATGTTATATCTCGTTGCTGAAGTTCGTCAGTCAGGGTGGAAATATGGGAGAGAAGTTGGTCTATTGCCGAATCTGGCTCTCTGTACTTGGAATTAACCTGTGGGGTGCTGTTGTGGTAGCTATCTCGTAATGGCTCTGTGTCACTTCTCACAGAGTATCTTGATTGTGGATAGACTATTTTAACATAGTCTCCATCTGCATATCCACTGGCGACATCTGAGGATGACGTAGAGCTGTATCTAAACCTGGACTTTGATTTTTCCCTTCTGTTCGCCACCAAATGATACGCATTTTTAACCAACTCTCTTGGAATACGTCTTTCTCGAGGATCGTTCGGACGAATACAAAGTGATCTGTGATACGGTGAAAATGTTATTAAGGCACTGCGATGGCAGAGGGTAAGTAGTTTGTTGGGGAGGCATCGTAGTAGTCTGGAGAAAAGCATGCTTTCAAGGTGAGCTACGAGTTCAGCCTGACGAACAAGCCTATCCAACCCTGCAGACTGCTGCAAGCCTTGAATATCATTTACTGCTAGACCTACCATTAAATTGGTCAGAATTACTGTTACGAGGAGGACAAATGCGAGAAAGATCAGATGTGCTGTGATTGGGTACAAAACAGGACTTTCACTTGTGTAGAAAATATCTTCAAATTCTAATTCTCCAGACATCATAACAACAGTTTTCATCAGACCCCAGACTACATTCTTAAAAGATTTGTAATTGGGGAAGAGAACTCCAAAGCTCAAACTGAAAGCTATAAGGAGACAACTGTATGCTAACAGAAATTTTGCAAAGTTTACAGCAACTGTAGTAAACATTTGTACATAGAGACCAAATATCGGGAAACGCCCTACCAGCATCATTAGTTCAAGCCAGGTTAAGAAGATCCCAATCGCAGCTACATGATGTTGCCACGTGAGAACATCGTCCCTTACATCATTAGCACTTTGATGGTGTAGAACACATGGAAACACACTGATTATGATGAGCCATTGAAGCCAGTTCTCCCAGTGGCTTACATACCCGGCCCAGCTGTGCGCCATTTGGAACAATTCCTTTGCTATCAGCAGCATGTTAAATGTCAGTAGAGCGTAACCTGTAGCTTTCACAACAAAGAGAATTCCACACTCATCAGTTTTGGGTTCATTTGGTTCTAACATCGGACAGTTTTTCAGAAACACTCCCACCATGTATGCCGAATAAAGCAGCACGAAAATAGCGTGAAAGAACAGACTAATAAGGAAAAACTTTCTAATACGTTTCCATTTAAGGAAGAGGAATGTTTCACAGAGTGGATGTTTCAAGATGTGTCGCTGACCGACTTCTATTAATGTTAGCAGCAGTCCACTCTCGCCACGGTCGACACTTGGCACAAGTATACGAAAATCCAGCTTCAGTTCACAGTCTACATCACCAATTTCATGGTCGTGGAGCTTGATAGACGCATCCAGTTGAGCGAGTATTCTTGGTAGAATGTCGGGTGTGCGTCTGACAATAAAGGAGAGTGCTGATACCCCACCATTTGTCCTTGCTGTTACATCTCCACCGTAGGTCAGCAACAGATACACGCAACTGGAGATCTCATTCAGAGCCGCAATGTGCAGGGGTGTGTACCCAAAAGCATCAGGCTTGTTCACATTTGCTCCCGCGTCAAGAAGCAGACGTACACACTCAGAAGAGCGACAAATCTTCACAATTGCACTGTGCAGTGGTGTTCGGCCATCGATGTCTTCGGTATTTGGATCAGCCCCGCGTAATAACAATAATTCCATTGTTTCGCCTGACTGGGCTAGAGCTGCTAGATGGAGGGGTGTTTGGTTGCGGTGATTTCTCGCATTGATTTCTGCGCCTGCATCCAGGAGCAATTTAGAACATTCTGCACTCTCATCTTCTGCTGCAAGATGTAATGCAGTTATTTTACGTGGTCCAAATTGTACACGTACATTTGCTCCGTGCTCCAGCAGCAGACGAACACAGACAGCTGATCCGGTGGCTGCTGCTACGTGAAGTGGGGTCTCTGTGTATACCTGAGGGGTGTTGGGGTTGGCACCACACTTCAACAGCTCACGGACGCAGTCAATGGCAGTACTTTGGACTGCATAGTGTAGAGCACTTCTCCCTGCCAGACCTGCGTTTATATCTGCACCGAACTTTAAAAGCAGGCGCAGGCAAGTCAGGTTCCCTGCACTGGCAGCACAGTGTAGTGGAGTGGCCCGGTGGTGGGAATCCCATGGTTGCACAGGAGCACCATGTGATAGAAGCTGGTGTACGCAGTCTGCAGCTCCAGCACAGGCTGCTAGATGTAACGAAGTCctagaaagaaaaaataagtttGAATTTGCAGTTTACAGCAAAAGTGGGAGTCCATTGAAAGTGTGGCTTCCAGAAACCAATCATGGCTTCACTGACTGACTGATCTAACTGCCTAATGTTCTGATTAAAGATTAATTCACACGGTACTGCTCCCTTCTCGTCCTTATCCTTTTCGGTTTTAGTGCTATTAATTAAGTGACGTTGTGTTTTCACTGTAGCATCTCCCTTCCCTTACCTCTCCGTACCATGTGACattattagttaataatggagaaaaattcgttccggcgccggagatcgaacccaggacccccagttctacacactagatgctctaccactgaactattccaaggctcaatccacagcaccagatcgaatctttctcctttgatattattatgatgtaccgaagtatatataatatttctgtgcaggaattatgccttatcatatgatgaagaatggataaaacagagaaaaattatcttcgGTACCGGGACTCAACCCTGGTTTttagctctatgtgctgatgctttatccactaagccacaccggataccatttCCGATTCTGGATCGAATcttctcagttttccctttggtggcctactctcatgtactgtgtcacagaatatatgacagtggcacaatgcccaGTGCACTATGTACtggttttttccctttgtggccttactccatgtttggcatatacgaggcctgtctaaaaagtatccgatcTTAAATTTTCCCgtgcaaagtagtgattctaaggtggcgccactgtgcatggtggaaggaggaaccgtaatgcgcatgcttgaattttttcaccgcattcgcttgtgccagtcactggctggtggtcgccaagtaaggtgctgttctaagtgtttgtcggatttagttttctcgcaagatgactgaacgaattgagcaaagatactgcatcaaattttgtcaaaagcttggtgattctcaaagtcaaacaattcgtaagattcagcaggtgtttggggaagatgcgatgggtgtaacacaaattaaggagtggttcaaccgattcaaagatggccgcacgtCAGCAGAGAGTGAGCAGctttgtggcaggccccaaactgctcggagtgcagctgttgttgagagggtgcgaaatttggtgatggcagatcgtcgtttgaccgagcgggagattgccgaagaggttggagtgagtaaagattctgcacatgcaattttgcgtgatgatttgaacatgaaccgagtggctgcgaaattcgtgcccaagttgttgtccccggaacaaaaagacctccgtcgtgacgttgcacaggaccttctggacaccgccaacactgatcctgggtttctgaacaccgtgataactggagatgagtcatgggtgtacgggtacgacccagaaacaaaaagacagtcgtcgcaatggaagcatcccgagtctccaaggccgaagaaagcgcggcaggtgcgaagcaaaatcaaggtgatgctgactctttttctttgatgtccgtggaattgtgcatcacgaatacgcaccggaaggacaaacggtgacaaaggagtactatcacgatgttctccggcgactccat encodes:
- the LOC138704542 gene encoding transient receptor potential channel pyrexia-like isoform X1, producing the protein MEKSNMKRHRIILDRRRHYHRMSHKSGGLGRKNSVSAADSKIHHNSTKSIIEMGLLSNGPADKQKEPRLRWVDEDADMDLEKGSISSEEEAASGSDSEPRVRARNVQDIWTKTEVEEGLRALPGSEEVTMLMESGEEAGLVKHPHGQTTGLLMAAWKGNAHMLTVLLEFGASPSVTDVEGRTSLHLAACAGAADCVHQLLSHGAPVQPWDSHHRATPLHCAASAGNLTCLRLLLKFGADINAGLAGRSALHYAVQSTAIDCVRELLKCGANPNTPQVYTETPLHVAAATGSAVCVRLLLEHGANVRVQFGPRKITALHLAAEDESAECSKLLLDAGAEINARNHRNQTPLHLAALAQSGETMELLLLRGADPNTEDIDGRTPLHSAIVKICRSSECVRLLLDAGANVNKPDAFGYTPLHIAALNEISSCVYLLLTYGGDVTARTNGGVSALSFIVRRTPDILPRILAQLDASIKLHDHEIGDVDCELKLDFRILVPSVDRGESGLLLTLIEVGQRHILKHPLCETFLFLKWKRIRKFFLISLFFHAIFVLLYSAYMVGVFLKNCPMLEPNEPKTDECGILFVVKATGYALLTFNMLLIAKELFQMAHSWAGYVSHWENWLQWLIIISVFPCVLHHQSANDVRDDVLTWQHHVAAIGIFLTWLELMMLVGRFPIFGLYVQMFTTVAVNFAKFLLAYSCLLIAFSLSFGVLFPNYKSFKNVVWGLMKTVVMMSGELEFEDIFYTSESPVLYPITAHLIFLAFVLLVTVILTNLMVGLAVNDIQGLQQSAGLDRLVRQAELVAHLESMLFSRLLRCLPNKLLTLCHRSALITFSPYHRSLCIRPNDPRERRIPRELVKNAYHLVANRREKSKSRFRYSSTSSSDVASGYADGDYVKIVYPQSRYSVRSDTEPLRDSYHNSTPQVNSKYREPDSAIDQLLSHISTLTDELQQRDITYNQRYNMLMDEISALRKEVKKSD
- the LOC138704542 gene encoding transient receptor potential channel pyrexia-like isoform X2; this encodes MSHKSGGLGRKNSVSAADSKIHHNSTKSIIEMGLLSNGPADKQKEPRLRWVDEDADMDLEKGSISSEEEAASGSDSEPRVRARNVQDIWTKTEVEEGLRALPGSEEVTMLMESGEEAGLVKHPHGQTTGLLMAAWKGNAHMLTVLLEFGASPSVTDVEGRTSLHLAACAGAADCVHQLLSHGAPVQPWDSHHRATPLHCAASAGNLTCLRLLLKFGADINAGLAGRSALHYAVQSTAIDCVRELLKCGANPNTPQVYTETPLHVAAATGSAVCVRLLLEHGANVRVQFGPRKITALHLAAEDESAECSKLLLDAGAEINARNHRNQTPLHLAALAQSGETMELLLLRGADPNTEDIDGRTPLHSAIVKICRSSECVRLLLDAGANVNKPDAFGYTPLHIAALNEISSCVYLLLTYGGDVTARTNGGVSALSFIVRRTPDILPRILAQLDASIKLHDHEIGDVDCELKLDFRILVPSVDRGESGLLLTLIEVGQRHILKHPLCETFLFLKWKRIRKFFLISLFFHAIFVLLYSAYMVGVFLKNCPMLEPNEPKTDECGILFVVKATGYALLTFNMLLIAKELFQMAHSWAGYVSHWENWLQWLIIISVFPCVLHHQSANDVRDDVLTWQHHVAAIGIFLTWLELMMLVGRFPIFGLYVQMFTTVAVNFAKFLLAYSCLLIAFSLSFGVLFPNYKSFKNVVWGLMKTVVMMSGELEFEDIFYTSESPVLYPITAHLIFLAFVLLVTVILTNLMVGLAVNDIQGLQQSAGLDRLVRQAELVAHLESMLFSRLLRCLPNKLLTLCHRSALITFSPYHRSLCIRPNDPRERRIPRELVKNAYHLVANRREKSKSRFRYSSTSSSDVASGYADGDYVKIVYPQSRYSVRSDTEPLRDSYHNSTPQVNSKYREPDSAIDQLLSHISTLTDELQQRDITYNQRYNMLMDEISALRKEVKKSD